TCATTCGTAAGGTAGTAGCTCTCAACACATTTCAAAAGGCCTTGAAAATTCTGAAGGGTGCAATCTGAGAATATGGAAAATGCAGCAACAACTCATGTTCAGTTGGAAATATATATGATGATTTCAGCAAAACTCATGTTGTGACCAGATCACCATGCGTTTCTGAATGGATCAAGTAATGTCCGAGACAGACATGACTGAAAGCAACGCAATCTATCAACACGTCAAAAAGCTCTAGAATGGCAGAGTGTTTGTTGCCTTAGCGACGAAAAATTCGACCGAGTCGAGGAAGCAGCACTTTGAGGATACTAGGAGTCGGAGACACGGGCTCTCGGAATCTATGAGGCTTTGAGGCAAGTGAAACTCCCAAATCTCACCCTCCCTATGGAGCGTTTTAGCTGCACGTCCTGAAAACGGAATTTGCCTTCTGGGAGGCTATCTTAGTGGTGGGGGTTCACGTTGGGCAGGGAGGACGAACACCACAGCTGCAATCTGTTCTTCAGAATGTTCAAACAGAAATCTTAGTCGGCTCCTTGTGCAGCTCCAGACATTAAGTTGGCTAGCAGACGTCAAAAGAATTTCACGAGTAAGGCTCAGCTTCTTCCAAAGATGCACTTTTCTTCATTAAGAATATAAGAAATCCCAGTGGCTGCACATGAAAAATCTTCGACAACACTTGAAATCAAACCAATCGACAGGTAAACACcaaaactcataataaaaccaGTGCAACACATGATACCACGTAGCAGCTCCGTTACAAAACTGTCTCCTCTTCTCAACTCTAAACCCTCTCCCTCGcaataataagaaaataaaaaaaggagtATCTAGGCCTGGGCCTGCGACTGCGCCTGAGATGCGCCACCTAGAGCCGGGAAGTCGGCCGGGGTGAACTCCTTGTCCTGCTTTGGCCTCGGACCTTGCCACTGCCTGTAGTTGCCGCCCTGCTGGTACCCGCCGCCATTGTTGTACCCGCCTTGCTGCCTGCGCTCACCACCCTCCTGGCCCTCCTGGTTACCACCATTGCCCCGCCCGCCATTGTTGTACCCGCCTTGCTGCCTGCGCTCGCCGTTGTAGGCATCCTGGCGCTCCTGGCCACGGCCAACATTGTTCCCGCCTTGCTCCTGGTAACCTCCATTGCCACGGCCACCGTTGTACCCGCCTTGCTGCCGGCGGTCGCCATTGTAGCCATCCCTGCGCTCCTGGTAACCACCATTGTTGTACCCGCCTTGCTCCCGGCGGTCGCCATTGTAGGCATCCCTGCGCTCCTGGTAGTAGCCACCCTGCTGCTGGTCCCGGCGCTCGCCATTGTATCCGTCCTGGCGCTCCTGGTACCTGCCGTTGCCCCTGCCGCCATTGTACCCGCCTTGCTGGTAGCCACCTTGCTGGCGCTCGCCATTGTAGCCCTCACCCCTCCTTGAGGCGCCACTGTCGTTGGCGTTGGCCTCGACGTTGTGGAACACAATGGCATTCTCCCCGCGGCCAGAGTTGTAGACCCGGCGCTCAGAGCTGTTGTCACGGCTGCTGCGGCCATTGTAAGAACCGTTCCCACGGCCTCCCCTGTAGCCGCCGCCATATTGAGGGCGCCTCGGTGGTGTCGGAGGCACGTACGCTGAACCATCCTCATTCTTCAGGTACTCCTGGATGCTGACCTGCAGCAAACAGCAGAAGTAAGGATCACACTATCACTAACAAGTGCAATAAAGTAAAATTATAAGGAAATGCCTAGATTTCAGTGGTTCAGTAAAGTAAAACATGCCCCTTTCATATCGCAGCATCAAAATGCCTATTGTTGGTAGACTATAGTTCGTACCTTGCGAGGTTTAGCTTCCTTTGCAGCAGCCTCCTTTGCCTTGCGAACATTTTCCGCCTTCAATTTAGCAtcatcctcaatcttcttcttctcCAAGAGCTGGAGACCCTCAAAATCTACAGCAGCAACCCTCCTCTCCTCAGGTTTAGAGGCCTCCAGAGACTTCTTCTTTTCTTGCATCTTCTCATATTCTTCAAGGGTCATCTCCTGCTCCAAATTAGCACATCAGTAAGAAGATTGAAAAACAGAGCAAAGGGTCTGTATGTGAGGCAAGTATAGGCAAGTGTAGGGTAGTACAATTTTCTCTTGTTCAATGGGAGCCTCCTGCTCTTTCTCAGCAGTGGTCTCATTGGGAGCATCCCCATTAgactcttccttcttaggcttttgCTTCTTGAGCTTCCTCTTGACAGAGCCACTGATGCACTTGCCCTTATtggtcttctccttcttctcggcGCCATCTCCCTCCTTAtcagcgccctctccctctggcTTCTTTTCggcaccctctccctcttccttcttagAATCATCTTTTTGCACATCCCTGCATCAGTTTCAAACATCAACAAGGTTAAACTTGAAGGATAATGGTCGTTACAATAACCATCAGAAAGTAAAAGGTCATGGCTCTGTGGAACATACCCAGTAGACTTGTCAGATTCAGAAACAGGGACGGCTTCAACAACATTCTGAGCAGGGGCTTCGGCCTGCTTTTCCTCAGCAGCAGGCTCCACCTTGCCTTCAGACTTGGTATCAACATCAGAAGCAGCCACAGAGGATGGCTTGCTCTTAGGAACGTACTTCATGTTGTCCCTCCTGTACTGCCTGTCATCATTGCCGTACCTCTGGCCCTCACCGCCATTGCGGTAGTTAGAGTCGGGGGCCTGGTTGTAGCCACCTCCGCTGCCATTGTTGTTGTTGTAGTCACGGTTGCCACTGCCATTGGCATAGTATGGACGGTCGTTGGTGAGGTAGACACGTTGATAGCCGTCGTGATAGAAACGACCGTTGGCATCCTCAAAGACACGACTGGATCCGGCACCACGTCCCCTTCCAcggcctcctctgccgccaccaccaccataGTAGCCCTGGCCTCTGCCCCGGCCTCCACCAAAGTTGCCCTCCCTTGGGTAATAGTTTCCACCATCTGAAATATAGCATAAGCCAGTgtcagatcagatcagatcagatcgACGGTTGCATACACATACTGGGGAGCGAGCAGGGACAAATTAGAGTTGAAAAAAATTTCAGAGCATGTTTAATTACAAGCATATTAGAAGGAGCCAACAGACCAATTAAGGCATGTAATCAGGTGGCAGAAATTAATCGAGCAAGATGTATGCACAGGTGAACATGAATCTGCCTGCCAGATACTGTGTGGAGTGTAATTTAATGACAGCACAAAATTCAACAACCAGGAGATCAAGATTGAATCAGAATCGTTACATCCCAGAGAGAGGGGACCGATCTATACACCACCGATGTCTAGGTCTAGCACGTGAAACAAATCAAGGCCCTTTGTTGGACCAAAACTAGGAGCAATCACGAGCCAGACGCGAGGATCTACAAAGATTAAACCGATGCAGGGCGAAACAAAGGCCGGATCCCCGCTACGCTGGAATGCAGCCGCCAGCTGGGCAATCGGGGAACCGGAAGGAGCGATCGGGGCCCGGCAATCTACGTACAGTAGAGATCGGGAGGGAGCGGGAGAGGGATCGAGGCGGGCGCAAACCTTGGGGGTACTGCTGGTCGTGGTGCTGGGGCGGGGGGTTGGCGGGGGCGTCCTTGGCGGCGGCCTTCTTGGCGGCCTTGGTGGGCTTGTCGGGGTCGTCGGGCGGGAGGACCTTGTTGACGACGCGGGCGACGGCCTCGTCCCCCGAGGCGCCGTCGGCCAGGTCGAGCAGGTCGAAGATCCCcatcgtggcggcggcggcggcggcggcggctagggttctccgCGCGCCTCTTCCCCCTAAACCCTCGTCGAGGCTGATCTGGTTGGCTTTGGGGGCTTGGTGGGTTGGTTGATGGATCGTGGAGGGCCGGTGCGCGGGGATTATATAGGTGGGCGGCGCGACGGGCCCGGCTCGGTTTCCGCGCTCGACTTACCGACCTTGACTCCAACTCCACCCCGGGCCGGGGAGAGAGGCCCCAGTAGCTTCCACGGCGCGGCGTGCCAGGTTCGTTCGATCGGGTAGAGTACGTACGTGACCGGGTCGGTCGGGATCAGACTGGGACTggagtactctctctctctctctctctctctctctctctctctctctctctctctctctcgcaggcaGTTATGGAAGGAGTCGTGACCCCCCGACCAGACCGATTGCTTGATTCTAATTGGAAGATCGATTTCCTTTCTTCTCTGCCAAGCCAACCCAAGCCACGGGTCCGGTACGTAGTGTGAAATCACCACCACGTCCACGCTAGCTAGCAGTGGTCGTGTCGCGTGTGTGCTCGTACCCACGGCCAGTGCTGGcccaaatattggcaatgccaaagTAGCTAAAAATTTGGCTGCTTCATGTGTGACCGGCTATACGGGATCAAATGAATCTTTTGTTTCCTTTTCATTTTCATTTCAAACATCAAATCAAAACCCCCTAAGATTTGCAAGATATACGGGTGCAACACTGACAATCTCACATGGATGAAATGCCAATAATCTCACAGGCCCTCCATGTGGCCGCtgccggtactaaaggaaattttatgatatatttttttgatttttttttaaatttctgaattattttaacctctaatctctaatcacccctcatcactgctcaatttgacatctaatctctaatcacccctcatcattccaaattatctaacttcccggacggtcacccatcctctcactactccagcctgagcacgcttaacttccgggttctattctccctcgtttccaagtatGCACTTGTTcttttcctgacaataataagatgtcaatcctattaaccctcaggaatttagcttgagcatgaagtcacacatttcactgtttgagtttgaaactattgttctaaaaaacaataattatttagtaacactaatatttcttgaataagtagtttgaccatagtttgaccatagtttgaccacagtttgactacagtttgaccagatttgatcaaaattcaaaaaaactgaaataattatttagtaacactaatatttcttgtataattagtttgaccattgtttgaccacagtttgaccaaatttgacaaaaattcaaaaaaactgaaataattatttagtaacactaatattcttaaataattatttagtaacactaatactttttgaataagtagtttgaccagatttaacaaaaattcaaaaaaaaacagaaatttgagcataacttttttttccttttagaatttgaggattctaaaaatttgcaaacaggccgtaggccgtcaaaatcggatgcggattttcgtgctgaacattttgatatattatacgtttttttttgacgtcgtatgcaaaagttatagccgttttacattttccctacactttttgcaaaacatgtccaaatttaagtttttaaattttcctaactagtacatgtagtaacataactacatctggaaggattttaatttttgaagtttttacctttagtaccggttcgtgcgatgaaccggtactaatgcctcaaaccccatcagtaccggttggtggctcgaaccgggactaaaggtctaacctttagtaccggttggtgccacgaaccggtactaatgggcatcgcaccctttagtcccggttcatggcaccaaccgggactaaaggtcccatttgaaccgggactaatgcatgtaCGATACCCTAGTCGCTCGAAccaggactaatgctcacattattcccggttcgtaatgcaaccgggattaatgctcttttctggccgaaccaaagccctgttttctactagtgagtcttTCTTTGTGAAAACTCGTCAATCAAAAGTTAGAATGAAGAGGTGCCGAGCTAGCTTGGGCTTTAGAGGACAATGAAGGTAATAGTGGTGGTTTGTCTTTGTGTTAGGCATGAATCCATGCTTGCAGATGTGATGTTTTCAAACTAGAGATGCATCGATGCACATGTACGAGCTAAGCCAAATGAGCCCTTGTGGAGATTAATTTGTATTTACGAAGATCCAAGAGTTGAACGTCGCCACCTCATGTGATCTCTCCTCCAAGATTTGAGTGTTTAGTCTGATCTACCTTGCCTTATTGTGGGAGATATTAGTGAGTGTATGTGGGAATCTAAGCATTTCTCATTGACGCCGTGGCCAGTAGATGCTAGCTTTTCGTGATGCACTTGAGATATGTGAGTTGGCTGATCTAGGCTTTAGAGGAGTTGCTCATACATATGATAACATGAGAGGAGGAAATGTCAATGTTAAAGTGCGGTAGTCGAATCCGGCTTGGAGGAATATCTTTGATAATATTGTGGTATGTCATCCCATCTCCCCATTTTTCGAGCCATGTGCCACCGCATGTGGTTTGTGTTCTTACGGAGGACCGGCATGCAAAAAATCAAAGACTTAGGTAGAATGAAATAATGTGGGAGCGGCACCCAGCGCCACAAGAGGTTTATTGCACGGTCCCTGGCTGATGCGGGCTTGAAGCATTCTTTAGGTAACATTCATGTTGTTACCCAGGGTATTAATGCATAAGCTTTGCACATGGAGCAAAATAAAATTTGGTAATATTGCACGTGAGATTGAAAAGGCTCGTGCACAGCTGGAGGAACTTATGCTCATAAATGCAGATATAGTTGAGATGCGCATGGTAACATACAAGATGAATGAATTACTGTATGGGGAGGAGTTAATGTGGTTGCAACATTCCCGTATTGCTTTGCTCAAAGATAGTGACCGGAACACAAGATTCGTTCACTCTAAATCTGTCACCTGGACTAGAAATAGCATTAATAAGGAATCTTTCAGATGTTAATGGTAACACTAATCCCGAGGGTAAAAATATGGGNNNNNNNNNNNNNNNNNNNNNNNNNNNNNNNNNNNNNNNNNNNNNNNNNNNNNNNNNNNNNNNNNNNNNNNNNNNNNNNNNNNNNNNNNNNNNNNNNNNNNNNNNNNNNNNNNNNNNNNNNNNNNNNNNNNNNNNNNNNNNNNNNNNNNNNNNNNNNNNNNNNNNNNNNNNNNNNNNNNNNNNNNNNNNNNNNNNNNNNNNNNNGGTCAAAGAAACATTGTTTATAGGTAATTCATTGTCCACTTGGCAAGCAATCATCCATGGATTGGACCTTCTGGAAAAAAAGGAATGTCATGGAGGATTGCAAATGTGCATAACGTACGCATTTGGCGTGACCTATGGATCGCTCATGAGCCTATAGGAGGCTTGATCTAAATGGAAGGGAGATGTAGATTTAAATGGGTGTAAAAAACTTCTAGATATTCATGCATGGCGCTTGGGACATGAACCTGCTTCAATTTTTCTTCCAATTGACGTATGTACAATTCGGAAGATTCGGCCTTTGCCTTGTCTGGGAGAGGAACTCATTGCCTAGGACCAGCAAAAAAGTGTAACTTTACTCTTCGGAGTGCATATCACCTGTCCTGGGAAGAAATTCATAATGCGGAAAGTATCATCAGATCAAAACACTTCACCCAGGATCTCCATTTTAGGTAAAAATATCTCGAGTCCAACATTGTATTTGGAAATGCTAGCCTACCCAATCATAAGAGTTTTTGTTATCTAGTTTGAGTAGTAAGATCGCATCTTCTCTTCGCTACACACATCATGAATAATTTAATGAGTAGTGCCAGAACCTACTAAAAAAGATATGTTGTGAAGGCATTTGATTTGGGGTAGTCAGCTTACCAGCCAGATCCCCGTCTGATCTATATAGGTATTGGAAAACATATTTGAAGCATCTCTATTTTTTTAAAGATCCCTAGCACCACTTTTCTGGGAAATAGAGCAAGCATGCCAAAATTCAACCTAATCTGAGAGGTCGAAGGAGACAAGCTCGGTCGATCAGCCATATGATCAACTACCACCAGACTCACTAtgggccccctcctcctctagatTCTTATTTTTTGCTAACCTTATAagggttgagcatcaatatgaaatTAATTCCACTTCATGTATCAAAAAGGACAAAAGAGCTGGCATGAATAAGGTCAGTAAGCCACGCACAATCGAATTTTCATCATAAAGTAAAGCGACTTAATGATTTGCGAACTAAGGAATTAGTTTATTGTTCGTGGTTTGTTTAATTCTTGTTTTTTCCTTAAAGGATCTATGCATTGTTTACCTCGGACTCAGACTTTAATATGGCATAAAATTCCATTAGTTAATTAATTTGTGTTTCTTTTGTTTAACTTAAAAAATGTAAAAGATCGGATTCCAAGGTGGGGGAAATTAATTCAAAATTAGATATTCAACGGGATCAAAGGTATAACTTTCTTTTCTTCAAGGAGAATACAGTTGTTGTCATTATATCACCTCGTTTGTATAATCCATGTAATGCATATGTTAAAAAATTATTACAACTGAAATAATCTCCAACTTAGAAGTCAaaaaccaaatgaaattcaaatgtcTTTCTTGAGAACTATGTTATAACCAATATGGTAGGGGAGAAGATTACAAGACTCGGGGCCAAGAAATTGGCTCAATTGGACCAATGGTTGAAAGGACATGGATCCTAAAGTCTCAGTTTGAGTTTGAATATGAAAACAGTTGGAAGTGTTTCAACTTTTTTTAAATGGGTGTCTAGCAGATACTAGAACATATTTCCATATAATTTTCCGAAAAGAATTGTTCCACTTCGTACAAGTTTCTCTAACTTTTCTATAAGTGTTTGACTCTTCTTGAAGGTCAATACACTTCTTTTGTAATTCCATGTAATATGCTAATGCAATTACAGTCAATAAACTCCAACTTCAAAGTCAAAAACCACATGGAAATACAAATGTTATGAAATACAATTTTCCGTGAGAAAGATTATGCAACCAATGCGGTAGAGAAGAAGATTATAAGGTACATGACGAAGGAATGGGCTCCTAAAGTTTAATAATTGGGTGTCTAACAGATATTACAAGTTTCTGTGAAATTTTCGGAAAATGATAAATGGAGTTGATTTCTAGCGGGTCTTGAAAGATCTCGGGAAGCTAGAAACTAGCTCAAAAGGGCTGCCATGCCAAAGATTTTGAACGTCTATTAGTTGCCAAGCATGACAGCTTTCGTGTTTCAATTTATTTTTGACATATAAAATTGCCGTGTGTAAATGGAATTTACCATCCCTGCGTGAATGGAATGCCATCAAAAAATGTCAGGGCAGGAGTTTCACTCATCTGATTTGTGACACTTACCATTTGAGATTAATTATGATGACGCATGTGTACGTGCGACGCGTATGGTGTCAATCTAGTGCGTGGCATTGACACCGTACGTGCGTTCCGAGAGTAGCTACGATGCCTCGTCTACCTCGGACTCGGAGTACAATATATATATACGTACCTCCGATCCAAACTGAGTCGAACTGCACCGGGCGCCCTCCTCATATACGGCCGTAGCAGCTTCGGTGGCATCTGATTCTCTCGCAAGTCGCAACAACGCTGGCTGCAGCAGCTTCGATTTCTTATCATCTTGTGTATACGTGACTCGATCGACTTCGATCGAGATGGCAGCGGGAGGCATCGCGATCGGCGGCGCCAATATGTGGACCGCGCTCCGCAACAACGACCCCGGCCACCGCACCGACGGCGTCGTCATCGACCGTCCGAAGCGCAAGAgagctaagaagaagaagacgacgccGGCTGCCAGCGTGGACAGTGGCGGCGAGATGCAGACCGACGTGGAGCCGACCGACGGTCTCCAGGAGAAGGAAGCGAAGGCCACCGTGCCCGACGGTGGCGATGACAAGGAGACGCCGGCTGCGCCGCGGAGGTGGGGAGATGAGGAGGCGAGTGaatgcgaggaagaagaagcagagtCCATTACAGTGGGCGGTGTCCGCTGCCGGACGGTGGCCTCGCGAGCAGCAGAAGAAGAGATGAGtaaagaggaagaggaagcagaGTTCATTCTAGTGGGTGGCGTCCGCTGCCGGACGGTGAAGGCGGCCGTGGCGGGAGTCGTCATCACAGTCGGCGGGACCGACATGTGGGATTTCCTCTGCGACAACGGCCCCGGCCACAGCGCTGATGTCGTCGGCGGCCGAGAGCACGAAAAGGTCGCCGCCGTCGTCGAGGTAGCGGTAGAGGAGACGCCGCCCACTGCTAGCGCCGCCGAGCAGCACGAGACGGCGCCGGCTGctatcatggaggtggacgaagaCAAGCAGGCCACGGTCACCGTGCCGGCGGGCGACGAGGTAACGGACGGTCGCGAGGAGAAGGAGACGGCGCCGGCGGCTATCGTGGACGACGGCAGCAAGGTGCATACCGACGTTGCTGCGGAAGACAAGCAGGCCACCACCGTGCCGGACGGCGAGGAGGAGGTAACCGACGGTCGCGAGGAGAAGGAGACGGCGGCCGTGTCGCCGACGCcgagcgaagaagaagaggaggtcaCCAGTAAACAAGAGGAAGAAGCGGCGGAAGAAGAGATGAGTAAAGAGGAAGAGAAAGAAGAGTTCATTGACGTGGTCACCACGGTGGCAAGGCGGACGAGCACGGCGGCCGTGGCGGGAGGCATAACGGTCGGCGGCGCCAACATGTGGGCTGCCCTCCGCGAGGATGACCCCGGCCATGGCGCTGGTCGCGCCAAGCGGGCAAAACGTggcaagaagaccaagaagaataagaaaaaacgTGTCGCCGAGGACAGCGAGCAGGCGGACGCCGtggacgacggcgtggtgcagaTCAGCAACGGTCACGAGGAGCAGGAGACGCCAGCTGATGAGCTGCTCAGTaaagttgaggaagaagaagaagagaaaaccgccggcgccggcgcaatGGCCACAGGCGGCAGCCGCTGCCGGATAGTAGCGGGCACGATCGGCAGAGCGGCCATCGCGGTGGCGCTCTTCGCTCTGTGGTGCCGGTTCGCGCCCATCACCGTCTGATGCGTGATCTGACCATGCCATGGACAAATCAGCCACCATTaagaaaaagtagtactagtaatTTAGTTGATATGATTGATGTAATTTCTTTGAGATTGAGAAAATGATTGGTGTAGTTAGTAGATCGATTTCTTCAGTGGTAAGCTATGGATTTGGATTTTGAATGATTACATGATATTTCGttggtgttttcttttcttgctccaaagtgtaaCTTAATGTTTCAGTAAGTATAAGTAAATCCACTCTAAAGCAACGGAACATCATGACgtatttgaaatgagaaaaaagaGGCCCAACGAAACACTAagaaacaaaacaatttttttccGCAAACAAGCACGAATCTCAAAGCAGTGACAAAATTGTTTGCAAAATTAACAAGAGCTCCTAATGCTAATGAGTGCAATAAACACAATTCACTCAATAATATATTTCAGAAGTTGTTTTACAACATGCTAGAGGGGGGGAAGCTTAAGCAAGAAATTATGATTTCTAGAAAATTGGAGGTTGAATGGGAACCAAGAATGAAGATTGGCATCAATAATTGTGAATATAATCATCAACCCTATCTTGGTGCTAGTGTTTCTGCCATACATACCAAAATCTTCATATGGGTTCTAGGATTACAACCAATGTCTCTATGTCTGAACTGAACTTACATCTTGCCGATTCTACTACAAATAAACCTTTGAGAAGAataaatgatgttctcattgttgctaACCTGAGTTATGTTCCTGTTGATTTACTGTTATGGACATAGAAAGTCATCAATAGTGTCCAACTATTTTACGAAGATCATTCTTGAGAAAATGTAGATGATGTGAACCGTATAAAAGAAGGAAACATCAAATTCCAATTTCTCATAAGAAAAGGTATGGAACACGTAGTTTACTCTTATTTTGCACGTTTTTTTTAGTACAAATCTCCGTCCATTGTTCTTTAAGATAGTCCTCTTTACCTCCTTAGGAGCAAGACAACGCTTTAATCTCAGCCGTTGGTCTACGGAGGGTAAATTTGGCTATAATAATGCAAGCAATGATATCAAGGAACCAATAAATTATTTGCTAAGTACAAGTTtccattactccctccgttccaaaatagatgacttaattttgtactaactttagtacaaaattgggtcatctatttaggaacggagggagtagttagcatCAATTGGTACTGATTGTCAACAACCATACCATACAAGTGAATCGCCAGTGTACAACTGTACATCAGTATTTTCTCAGTTTCTAGGATGCTACTGGTTGTAATCCAAAATTTTAGATAATGACATGTAATCTAGGTTAGCATAAAACAAAAAACATGTAATAGGTGGGaaaatcatataaatagaaaaGAACCATGTTCACAAATATAATTTTGAATGCTGCCATAAAAATCCAAAGTACTATTTTTTGCGCAGAAAAAAATCCAAAGTAATTTAGTTTCCTTTAGAAATGGCTGTAAAAGTGTTTGTTAAAATAATCTCACATTTTCTCTCAAACAACTAGGTTTGAACGAAATGAAAAGGAATAATTAGGAGATAATATCCATTTACATGGTTTTCATACCATACCAGCCCATGGATATGTACAGTGTATCAGTAGTTGACTACATGTTTCTTTCCGTCTACATTAACCCTACCATTTAGTTTTTGCTAACTAATGAACTATTGAATTGCAAAGATGCTATTAACCTTGACAAGGTAAACATGACCTCGTCTTAAAATGAACGGACCAAAACAATTTGGGACAATCTTAAAATTTCACTTCCATCAAACAGGGCTCGGGGCGGTTGACTTGTTTGCACAACCTATGGGCCGACCCTGGGTTCACATCTCACTTGTACAAAGCTTCAATTTCACTCTGATATTTGGCTGCCACTCTGTCCCTTCTTATCTTCATGGTTGGTGTCATCAAACCATTATCAATCTGAATATGGAAAACCATACCAAGCTCGTAAATAACATAGCTATTCGATGATCAGCCCACGAAAACTTATCGTGCATTGTTTGAGAAAATCTTACCGTAAATGGTTCTTCAACAACAAGAATAGGGCCAATCTGGAATGAGCAACCCGCCATCCTGGTATTTATTAACAAATTAATTCAACTTATGCGATATTGATCTGACAAGACTGAAATCGCATGTTAAAATTAAAATCCTAAATACCAGTGTC
This window of the Triticum aestivum cultivar Chinese Spring chromosome 5D, IWGSC CS RefSeq v2.1, whole genome shotgun sequence genome carries:
- the LOC123123785 gene encoding uncharacterized protein DDB_G0290685; this translates as MGIFDLLDLADGASGDEAVARVVNKVLPPDDPDKPTKAAKKAAAKDAPANPPPQHHDQQYPQDGGNYYPREGNFGGGRGRGQGYYGGGGGRGGRGRGRGAGSSRVFEDANGRFYHDGYQRVYLTNDRPYYANGSGNRDYNNNNGSGGGYNQAPDSNYRNGGEGQRYGNDDRQYRRDNMKYVPKSKPSSVAASDVDTKSEGKVEPAAEEKQAEAPAQNVVEAVPVSESDKSTGDVQKDDSKKEEGEGAEKKPEGEGADKEGDGAEKKEKTNKGKCISGSVKRKLKKQKPKKEESNGDAPNETTAEKEQEAPIEQEKIEMTLEEYEKMQEKKKSLEASKPEERRVAAVDFEGLQLLEKKKIEDDAKLKAENVRKAKEAAAKEAKPRKVSIQEYLKNEDGSAYVPPTPPRRPQYGGGYRGGRGNGSYNGRSSRDNSSERRVYNSGRGENAIVFHNVEANANDSGASRRGEGYNGERQQGGYQQGGYNGGRGNGRYQERQDGYNGERRDQQQGGYYQERRDAYNGDRREQGGYNNGGYQERRDGYNGDRRQQGGYNGGRGNGGYQEQGGNNVGRGQERQDAYNGERRQQGGYNNGGRGNGGNQEGQEGGERRQQGGYNNGGGYQQGGNYRQWQGPRPKQDKEFTPADFPALGGASQAQSQAQA